A genomic region of Elephas maximus indicus isolate mEleMax1 chromosome 10, mEleMax1 primary haplotype, whole genome shotgun sequence contains the following coding sequences:
- the PIGH gene encoding phosphatidylinositol N-acetylglucosaminyltransferase subunit H isoform X2, whose product MEDERSFSDICGGRLALQRRYYSPSCREFCLSCPRLSLRSLTAVTCTVWLAAYGLFTLCENSMILSAAIFITLLGLLGYLHFVKIDQETLLIIDSLGIQLTSSYASGKESTTFIEMGKVKDIVINEAIYMQKVIYYLCILLKDPVEPHGISQVVPVFQSAKPRLDCLIEVYRSCQEILAHQKATSTSP is encoded by the exons ATGGAGGACGAGCGGAGCTTCTCGGACATCTGCGGCGGCCGCCTGGCCCTGCAGCGCCGCTACTATTCCCCCTCTTGCCGGGAGTTCTGCCTCAGCTGCCCTCGGCTCTCGCTGCGCTCCCTCACCGCTGTCACCTGCACCGTGTGGCTGGCGGCCTACGGACTCTTCACCCTCTGTGAG AACAGCATGATCCTCTCTGCTGCCATCTTCATCACCCTCTTAGGCCTACTTGGTTACCTCCATTTTGTGAAGATTGATCAGGAGACTCTGTTAATCATTGATTCCCTGGGCATCCAGCTGACCTCATCCTACGCCTCAGGCAAAGAAAGCACCACCTTTATTGAGATGGGCAAGGTGAAGGATATTGTCATTAACGAGGCTATTTACATG CAGAAGGTGATTTACTACCTCTGCATTTTATTGAAGGATCCAGTGGAACCACATGGGATATCCCAAGTAGTACCTGTCTTCCAG AGTGCCAAGCCCCGGCTGGACTGCTTGATTGAAGTGTACAGGAGCTGCCAGGAGATCCTGGCACACCAGAAAGCCACATCAACAAGCCCATGA
- the PIGH gene encoding phosphatidylinositol N-acetylglucosaminyltransferase subunit H isoform X1, giving the protein MEDERSFSDICGGRLALQRRYYSPSCREFCLSCPRLSLRSLTAVTCTVWLAAYGLFTLCENSMILSAAIFITLLGLLGYLHFVKIDQETLLIIDSLGIQLTSSYASGKESTTFIEMGKVKDIVINEAIYMQKVIYYLCILLKDPVEPHGISQVVPVFQVSTEHLSFLSPEKFSTSSRTPCICTAVYAQWECKLLSEFLKIPGNYFQ; this is encoded by the exons ATGGAGGACGAGCGGAGCTTCTCGGACATCTGCGGCGGCCGCCTGGCCCTGCAGCGCCGCTACTATTCCCCCTCTTGCCGGGAGTTCTGCCTCAGCTGCCCTCGGCTCTCGCTGCGCTCCCTCACCGCTGTCACCTGCACCGTGTGGCTGGCGGCCTACGGACTCTTCACCCTCTGTGAG AACAGCATGATCCTCTCTGCTGCCATCTTCATCACCCTCTTAGGCCTACTTGGTTACCTCCATTTTGTGAAGATTGATCAGGAGACTCTGTTAATCATTGATTCCCTGGGCATCCAGCTGACCTCATCCTACGCCTCAGGCAAAGAAAGCACCACCTTTATTGAGATGGGCAAGGTGAAGGATATTGTCATTAACGAGGCTATTTACATG CAGAAGGTGATTTACTACCTCTGCATTTTATTGAAGGATCCAGTGGAACCACATGGGATATCCCAAGTAGTACCTGTCTTCCAGGTGAGCACAGAACACTTAAGTTTCCTTTCTCCAGAGAAATTCTCTACCTCCTCTCGTACTCCTTGCATATGCACTGCTGTTTATGCTCAGTGGGAATGTAAACTTTTGTCAGAGTTTTTGAAGATACCTGGCAACTATTTCCAGTGA